Part of the Ammoniphilus oxalaticus genome, TTGCCGACACCCTCTGTCGTGATCACATCGATAATCCGTTGATCGTCTTCCGTGACCAGGTACGCGGCGATCACTTCGTCTTCGTTGGCAAGATTAATCCCTTTAACACCCATCGTATTACGTCCCGACGGATTGAACTCAGTTAGCGAGACCCGAATCGCAAGGGCATGATGGGTCACAAGCAACAAGTGATCACTTTCATCGCCAAGGAACACGTCCAACAGCTCATCGTCATCTCGAATGCGCGCCGCGATAATACCGCGTTTACGCTGATTTGTAATATATTCGGATAGCGCTGTTTTTTTCACCATCCCGCCTTTTGTCACAAAGTGAACGAACCGATCTTGTTGATTCTCATCGAGCGGGAACATCGCGATAATTTTTTGATCTTTTTGCAAGCCAACAACGTTGATTAAGGCCGAACCGAGGTCTTTCCAACGCGCGTCTGGTATCTCATGCACAGGCAACTGGAAGTACATCCCATCGTTCGTAAACAACAGCAACGACTGAATCGTATTGACGCGCAAGAACCGTTCGATCTGATCCCCATCTTTGATCCCCGCCGTATCCAAGCTTGCCCCTGAACTAGAGAAGGAACGGAGCGAGACTCGTTTAATATACAATTCATCCGAAAGTGTAACGATCACATCCTCAGCGGGAACCGTCACGGAAATATCGATTTCGATTTCCTCAATCTCGTCTTCAATTACGGTTCGACGCTCATTCCCGTACTGATCACGGATTTCCGTTAACTCGCGCTCAATCACTTGGTTCAACTTTTTTTGGCTAGAGAGGATCCCTTTCCACTCTTTTAACTGCTTTTGCAATTCTTTCTTTTCCTTTTCATATCTCTTAATATCTAAACGCGTCAATTGATGCAGGCGAATATCGAGAATCGCTTCCGCTTGCTCATACGTAAACGCATACTTCTCCATTAAATTTGCGCGGGCGTCTTCCCGTCCATCCGACTCCATGATCGTATCGATCACTTCTCTTAAAATCGAAATCGCTTTAATGATGCCCTCAACAATATGTTGACGCTTTTCAGCGCGATCATAATCGTGCTGGGTGCGGCGTGTGACGACTTCTTTTTGATGATCGAGATAGGCGGTTAGGATTTCCTTTAGCCCGAGTTGCTTCGGTTGCGTATCAGCAATCACCAACATATTAAAGCTATATGAAATCTGCAGGTCTGTGCGACGATACAAATAATTTAAGATGCCTTCGACATCTGCGTCGCGTCGCATTTCCAACACAATTCGTAACCCCTCGCGGTCTGTTTCATCGCGCGCCTCAAGTAACCCGTCCACATTTCTCTCCAAGATTTCCTCTTCAATTTGTTGGACGAGGACTTTCTTTCTAACCGTGTACGGAATTTCCTCGATGATTACCAACTGACGGCCTTGTCGCCCCTTTTCAATGCGTGTTTTCGCTCGAATCATAATCCGACCCGATCCGCTGCGATACGCTTTTAAAATCTCCTTTTTTCCTTGGATGATCCCGCCTGTCGGCAAGTCCGGTCCCGGAATATAGGTCATCAGTTCCTCAACAGAAAGCTGCGGATTGTTAAGCAAGACAATCGAACCATTAATCACTTCCCGAAGGTTATGGGTCGGAATTTCCGTGGCAAATCCAATCGAAATGCCAGTAACCCCATTGACAAGCAAATTGGGAAAACGAGAGGGGAGCACAGTAGGTTCTTTCGTAGTGTTATCGTAATTCGAAATGAAATCAACCGTATCTTTCTCAATGTCGCGTAACATCTGCATCGAAATGTCCGTTAATCTCGCTTCGGTATAACGCATCGCCGCCGCAGAATCGCCATCGACCGTTCCCCAGTGCCCATGACCGTC contains:
- the parC gene encoding DNA topoisomerase IV subunit A, encoding MSASNEYIQMSLRDVYRSRFSDYARYIILSRAIPDVRDGLKPVQRRVLYSMYKERNLPDRAYRKSAKTVGDVMGNYHPHGDSSIYETMVNLAQPHKMREPLIDGHGHWGTVDGDSAAAMRYTEARLTDISMQMLRDIEKDTVDFISNYDNTTKEPTVLPSRFPNLLVNGVTGISIGFATEIPTHNLREVINGSIVLLNNPQLSVEELMTYIPGPDLPTGGIIQGKKEILKAYRSGSGRIMIRAKTRIEKGRQGRQLVIIEEIPYTVRKKVLVQQIEEEILERNVDGLLEARDETDREGLRIVLEMRRDADVEGILNYLYRRTDLQISYSFNMLVIADTQPKQLGLKEILTAYLDHQKEVVTRRTQHDYDRAEKRQHIVEGIIKAISILREVIDTIMESDGREDARANLMEKYAFTYEQAEAILDIRLHQLTRLDIKRYEKEKKELQKQLKEWKGILSSQKKLNQVIERELTEIRDQYGNERRTVIEDEIEEIEIDISVTVPAEDVIVTLSDELYIKRVSLRSFSSSGASLDTAGIKDGDQIERFLRVNTIQSLLLFTNDGMYFQLPVHEIPDARWKDLGSALINVVGLQKDQKIIAMFPLDENQQDRFVHFVTKGGMVKKTALSEYITNQRKRGIIAARIRDDDELLDVFLGDESDHLLLVTHHALAIRVSLTEFNPSGRNTMGVKGINLANEDEVIAAYLVTEDDQRIIDVITTEGVGKRMSVADFDVQGRSGKGVTVIRRRKNNPHRIVYAALEQEGIATQFYETDQGKRGEIAFDSIDVSEQGGIGRALIPLEKGEQITRVHAAPEVEEREESEADD